The Leptidea sinapis chromosome 27, ilLepSina1.1, whole genome shotgun sequence nucleotide sequence atgcggtatccatcgggaaaacaactttttacacctaattgttcatgcaagactatttgtatttgactcatgccaatgtctaaagttgcctgaatttcgcggtatgtcaaatgtcgatcttcctcaatcagcttacgcatagcatcaacgttttctttggtgactgcagtttttggacgaccttgacggggatcatcactgagcttgacacgtccacgttgaaattcagcaaaccagcgataaattgtggttttggatggggcttcatcaccaaatgcagaaatcatccggtcaacacactgtttttgtgttaaaacaCTTCGAAagaataaatcatcgctctagaattttctcgagtcatttccattttctcaacgactaagcaagtttgacaagaccttgtgacgagaccgagaatctttttttgaataaataaatggtattcgatttttaaaaccaaggagttttcaattaaaaagatttaatatgacaggaacagtggaaatattccattcccgatacttttagtgcagcctacgTACACACGCCATATCACATAAATTGAATTGACTTtggtacacaaaaatataaaaacgccCAGTTAAAGAATCAGATAATAttgattcatatatttttatttcttcatttCTAGCAACACCCAAGACGGACGACACATCGATGATTTTGGCATATCTGACTCTGTGTCCGCGATATCAGCGTTGGATGACGACACGCACTTCTCAAAAACACTTAATGTTTTTGCTTGAAGCTTCCACGACGAATATTGCATTAGATAAGTTCGAGGAACACTGACAAACTTATAGTGCACGAACACCATACTAAacagtattaataaaattatttttatcacttaTAAATTTAGACTTTTCGACATTCACAATCTTTAGGTTTAATTATTGCTAGTAAAACCTGGTTACGCTTTACTGTATCTATATGGATTCATAAAAATTCCTTTATATGAATCTAATGttatgtaaaaattttgaaattattggtTGGGAGCTTTTATTTAGGAAAGGACGAGACGTGCATGACGTTCACctgattcttgattgaacctaaacttctgagcggcatccCAATGTGCTCATCACTTCtactacaatatatataatgaaaatggtcattctttgaggctcaatcacgcctaaaccacttgatcgtatcgacatgacactactaccattcgatgcgaaatttatctatatatatatactcattttttactgtatttgtaataagatgaataaaatttaatttatttacttttaaaattcgcccagcgcagcgggcgggaacggctagttcatattatataaattgtttttccaatccaaatcactttattcatgtaggtcaaggaaatgacacttatgaatgttaaaagttttcttttctttttatttccaCCGCCACTTCATAAAGGGtttattagctacggcgcccttcgaacCAAAAcgcagtattatataaaatatctacAATGTATCAAGACACGCATCCCGGCGTCCCCAGGGATACCAGTAAGAGATTTGAACCGACGGTAtcggtaataaataatttacttctcCTAAGTCACAAATAAATTCGATAAAAATCATCTTTACTTAACGTAGTGTTATGTCTCTTTCGCACTGTTTTTAATTaacgcaaaaaaaaattctaaaccATTAGTTTTTAAGGGGTAGTCCTAATAATTATCCAAACTAGGGAAACGCGTATACTTCATACTAAATTAGGCTTAATAATGTATTAATACCAAATATAACACCCTAGtcgtaaaattaattaataaaggcTTCGAGTTGACGGTTTTGTTTCCTGTATTCGTTTCCGTCCACGTATACTCAATGTTTTATTGAATGTGAAACCTTATTTTGAGTAAAATTTAGGTATTTTgttgattaattatttttgttattgataataataaaaatactccGAATCTGGTTTTAGTCTATTGTGCAATATTGGTTGTATGGttgaatttaatgaattttaccaatttaacaaaaaataatatatttattttttggtatGGCAACATAACTTACTCTACATTGTTGTGTTGTACATGTGTTGTAAGTTGCTTAATTCTTATGTTATTTCCATAATAAATGTGGTATTCTTATTTATGTGATACTAAATGATatgtcttatatttttttttaatgaaatgaatgatttattgtatttttatttatatagttgctttccaaatacataatatatagtgaACCAAACTTATTCGTGTTTCATTTACCTATGTCATATTATGTAAATCAAATATCAACAGTCGAtatacactgacctgtataaataccactggacaggctgtttcaTGTTTGACAACAacaatttttgtgcctatttgacgcgccactcgcgagtgtccagagaactaattttgacgtataatacaaatgcctgcgaaggaacgtacaatactcttgaagtatttttgcattttgaattaatttcgttcgttttccgtattatttataataaggcACACATTTCTTTTTGTAAATAGCTTCCTAccatgtttgctgaggttgtcgtcaatagttttagtaccgcagactctcgttAGATGGCCAACagtgccaaaatggcgaatatcaaacaggtgcaaaagcactttgacagccgccagcccagtggtatatagtagaggtcagtggtcgATATAACACAAAGTTTTgacaaaattgtataaaataatgttgcCGCCTGTTTTGGTATTTGAAAAGCTTACTTGTCGAATTTATATTAGACTGACTTGCGCGGGTTGGTTGCTTATACGTTTACATAGATACTCTTGCTGCTTGACAACCGATGAAaccaggccaggtttattactttagtgcgcGTTACAAGCTACGTCTCAGACTCCCGaattgtatgtcactttgtgttagtgtgcgtgcattgctaaaAAAAGAGGTTAACTTAACTGTCAacctaattttttttcgacgttttcacagctgtcacagccaattatatataaatgatctaatgtTGTTTGCATCCTATAAACCACaggatcataatattatatccgCCTGATGCTTTGgatataaacttattataaataaataaatggttgGCGTGTACCAACTCATTCTTCACTCCGCTCTGCTTGCTTGTACTACCCCCTACCGTATAGCAGACTACATCACTTGAAACGACAGTTGTATACATAGataatgtattattttcaaTGACAGGGGGCTTAAGAAAATGTTGTTTTGGCGTTCTGGGTACTTtggattcaaataaaaaaagtgcgAGATCTCAGAGTGAAACTCTTATTAAATGccaaccaaagagaatttaaacattaCGTTGAAGAGTCGGGAGTGCCATAGAAAATGATGAGAAATGTCGCTTGTGTGAAACGCGTACTTAATCTGCATACCAACATAATCACCTAGTAACGTAATAGCAGAGCTGCCAATATAGTAACCCAGTGTAAGGGTTGTAATCaatccataatttttatcgataattaactATACTATACAAATATATCCTTTTATCGATAGttgcattaatataaattttatctaattttaaggttccctttgttaattttaagttgGACCTAAgccaagagtttttttttaatgaaaataagggatttGTAAATAAGGGAGGGAATTTGTTTAAAATAGGGTTACGTTTtagttatctcaaagaaaaaaacaatttacataattaatatttttttaaaagttttcttttgcGTTGTGTAAGTAGTTTCGGTTTAGACAGTCTCTGATTTTCTTTTTTCAGGTGTtgcaataaatgtttttaaagtactGGGCGTGGATCCTGAATCTGAAATTagaacagaatacatattaacagaAATTAGTTAACCCTAATATTAGgctttaaacaattttttgcaCATcacatacattaataaaataataataattaaaaataaaatatcgacaatcGATAGGAAAGTGTCAAGCACTACCGatagattaaattattataatttttactctcGACGAATAAAATCAATTCTCTATCAATTTAAGCattctttattagcttattatttgttcTTTAGTGCTTACCTTTCTTTACCCAAACGGAATTTAGCCATGAAATTTCTTATTATTCTCTTATTGTAATTGAATCTTCACATTAGCTTGCTCAGGGACGTCAGGAAATTTAATGAAGCGCCTTATTTTTAAAGCTAAAGCTTTCGATACATTGGCCACAATCTTTGAAACGACTGATTGACTTATTTGGTGCAAGTCGCCGAAAACAATCTGTAAAAATACCGATTAaagtaaaaatgtatacatacaAAGCTTTGTATTGCAATTTTATGAATGTAGACAAGTTATAAGAATACTTACTTGAAAGTTTCCAGTTGCGTAAAATCGTAAGGCTGGTAGCATTTGGATCACGGGTGGAATCGGCAATCCACGATTGCTGTCTCCAGTATTTTGGAAGAGCACGGGTAGCAAAAAGCTTGCCACAATATTTTTGGTGAAGCGGAATCTTATTCgaaattcattttcatcataaatTTCCATCGGATTTTCTGCATCTCGTAAATATCGTCGCGATAAGTAGTCGTAAGGACTATCGtacatatattcaataaaactttcgaaagacattataaaaaattaatgaaataatgtctTTTGTAGCTAACAATTACTTATAAACTTCCTCAAGGTAGATGGCGATCAACCTTACATTTGACAGTTGGTTCCTCGACTCAAACTCACCTCGAGTGAGGAAGGTGTTTGAGGTAAGGACAAAAATTACAACTGTGAATATGAAAACCCCTCAGTGAGGTTGAGTCGAGTCGAGGAAATCGTGAGTTTACGACTTAGAATATGGGTGTTACTCCCATCTGACCGGCAAGATTTTAAACTACATATTTTACAAGATTTTTAATCGTAAAGCTTAGAAATGTTTTACGCATTTACTCTACAAATAATAAAGCTAATTCCCATGAAAAcaatacacgaataaagttaAAGAAAACGACATTTCGTACCAAAAATTGTTATcagtcacttttattttgaatgaatgacattTCACATGATACCTACTCAAACCAAATAAAGAAAGAGCCGAATATATGTTAGAGTGAGACAGCGTTTGCCGTCATTATTCTTAGTACGCGTTTCAAACATTTTCAAGTTTATTGGAAAGTTGCGCCAGGCTGATGCGAACTTTGTTTGACTTTGAATTGTTTTTTCatttggattttaatttaaaggtgGATAGATTGAAACTTTAAGTCTCGTAGTGGGGTCGGCTTAACTTAGTACTTACACTTCAATCCTAAGCCACAAGTTGCCTTCACCTTCTTCGTCTACTACACCAAGCTCGTCTACTGTGCCGCTACATTATATATGAATATCACCCCTGGACGGCAACTTCCCAGTGCAAATTTCTTCGAAAAAAAAAGAGCGAACGCTCGTCTTATGCGTCTTTAATCATTGACcgtcaagtcatctccgatcggcttgattctttggtgttacgtagagatgtgggttctctctgcatcgtctaccgcatatatcacggggagagCTCAAAGGTGTCAGCCGAATTCCaacaccggacattacgtcgaAATAGGAAATTTCACCCGAATCATGTTGACACTTAGAATTCTAAAACCGCTCGTTTCGCGAGAAAATTCTTGCTTTTCACAGCCATTTTGTGGAAAGGTACTTGATGTACCTACCGACTGCAGTTTTCCCAAACCGATACGACGGATGTCCACGGGGGTTGCCTCTGGTGATGTAACCCCCGTGGACATCCTAACTCACGTGAGCCTGTTGCCCAGGTTTTCCacctcttatttaaaaaaaatattccttaaTAGGTAACTTTTTGGATTGCGTTGTAGCAGATACCTACTCCTTGGTCGCTTTggaaattacattatttttaatatttttttttataataataaaggacAAGgcaaacaggacgttcagctgatggtaattaatatgccctgcccatttcaatgcagtgccgcttaagattcttgaaaaacacaaaaattctgatcggcactacaattacgctcgtcaccttaataAAGTCTTAAGTCAcagtaattcactagctacggcgcccttcagaccgaaatacaacaATGCTTAGGTACACATTACTGTTGTGTTAGCCATAATTTAGCcgacatcctatgcaaaggagtctcccactcaggggcgtgcattgcttccatcatttgggcttcccgagagcttatgcaagtggacctccagcttcctaaCTGGGCGCAGTATATAGGTtgttaaaaaggcataaaagccatttattttcttaaaattgattcctttagaattgtttttgatgtcatatctaatatactagatactactaccgcttcagaaacaaatggcgctctgagagagaagaagcggcgcaagaaactctcgcagcattctatttttgcgctctttttaataaaaatatacaatattgtacaatcatttctatcgctataaaataatcataatctagtcccaggctgtccgatcacttagatattcagctgtggagtaataggatttacgacagagccattttttttaacacatttaaatttatttatagataatgcctgaacagtggttgggactttattacaaaagtgtatacatttactcttaaagctattacgtatcttatgaagcctactagaattagttcgaagcaatcccttatttctagtgttataataatgaaaatcattattaagaGCTAAAAGGTGAGGATTTTtgaatatacattatattatagtcaaagtcaacgtcaaaaaatctttattcactgtaaaactttataagttatttagtgcaagtacaaaagttacaatagcattcaaatgagtataacaatattcattaacaaaatttagaacattaattccaacatctttatcattcaaataatctttcacgctataataggccttagatgttaatttattttttacgatacatttaaattttttaataggtaacattataatttcatttgggagtttattataaaatacaacacaatccactATAAAAGAtctagcaattttacggagcctagtagatggaattgcgagtttatgtttgtttcgagtattgacccTGTGTatatcactattctttttaaattggctaatatttttatgggcgtataggaggttctcgtatatgtactggcagtgtactgtcataatatttatttcactaaacttttctctcaatgaatcccttgaacgcattttatagactgcttgAATtgttcttttctgcagcacaaatatgttttcaatatctgcagccctaccccacaatataattccgtaagacatgacactattaaagtagctgaaatatgcaagtctagccgtttcaacatctgtcagctgcctcattttttttatcgcaaatactgcagagctaagtcgattacataagttttttatgtgagcaccccattgtagcttaaagtctaatgtaatgcctaggaatgttgtcgtttctattacatcaagtttttcattattaatttttataggtgttggttgttgctttatatttggaagtgtaaaccttacacattttgttttcctttcgtttaaaagtaagttattaacattaaaccaatttactacttcagcaatgtcgtcgtcaacctgacagaaagttttttgctggcgttttattttaaataacaaagatgtatcgtcagcaaacagtataatatcatgtttattttgaataaggtatgGTAAGTCATTGACataaaccaggaacaaaaaaggacgcaagattgagccctgcggtacacccatcgatatgatagagccagttgatctttttccattaacgtctactctttgaatcctatttcacaagtatgattttattaaatctagtgaaGCATCCCTAAACaccatagtggtgaaatttttgaagtaaggttTCATGATGAACGCAGTCGagtgccttggataaatcacaaaacactcctaacgcatcacatgaatcctcccaagcatccaaaatatttcatattaactcgatactagcatctgtagttgaaagaccttgagtaaaaccatattgtttattatgcatgaggttattattgtaaaaatggttaattaattgcgttaacataattttttcgaaaatcttgctaaaggttggtagtactgatatgggtctaaaattggtggggtcagctttatctcccgacttaaatagaggagtgatcttgctctgtttcatttggtttggaaatataccgcaatctacacacttattgaaaataaaagctaagtctttggctacaatttctattacagatttcactacgttaacaaagattccccagagatcttaagttttcttaacgctaattagtctaaacgttttaataatctctatgcgatcaacatgcttaaatttaaagtttgtattacataaagatacgtttttctgtagcagtttcattgcagatataggtgaggaatttagataatatattttcataaatgtactcacaatgaacagtcataatatttatttctttatatttttctttgagagactgttattatcgacggttattgctcgaatcccaacccctgaacgctggagttccccaaggctgtgtgctatctcccacagtttcttttgcatatcaatgacatgttggacacctccaacatacattgctatgcagacgacagcacgggcgattccgtatacacgggccatgcaggtctctctagggaaaTGGTCGACCAGTCCCGGGaaaaaacttgtgtcttctatcgagtcctctcttgagaaggtcgcggaatggggtaaattgtacattgtccaatttaacccctagaATACTCAAGTAtgcgcgttcaccactaaaaaaaccccatttgtcgtatcaccgttcttcgacaatacttcccttacagcctcgtctagtatcggaatactgggtctcgaaatctcgagcaattgccaattccaaGGCCacctggagagcaaagccaaaatGGCATCGAAGAAACTGTGCATCATTAATAgcgcacggcaatacttcaagccagcccatattctagcgctgtacaaagcgcaggtccggccgcacatggattattgctgtcatctctgttctggcgcaccccattatcagctcaatccatttgaccgcttgcaacgcagagcagctcgaattgtcggggacccagtgaaCGTCTGGatgacttggcgttgcgtagagacatcgcttcattgcgtttctgctaccgcatttatcatggggagtgttccaaagagctgtttcacctgattccggccgccgaattccaccttcgcatgacacgccacaagttaggatatcatacccaacatctagatgtgtggcggtcctccacaatgcggttttcaaggagctttcttccacgtactacaaagctgtggaatgaacttccttgtgctgtgtttccgcgacgatacgacatgggtaccttgaaaaaaagcgcgtacacctcccttaaaggccggaaacgctcctgtgattcctctgctattgcaagagaatgtagggggcgttgatcacttagcaccaggtgacctgtacgctcgtttgtcctccttttccataaaaaattgcttttctagcaaggtaggcactgtggatctaactagtcgtagttgagctttggaatatgcaacTATTGCTTAGCGTAGGTATCTGGTATCTAGCTAGCGttaggaaaaattttatgagtgggtgttcaatagaagtttggttataaaataacggcaCCAAATTAAACTCAATTTACTTTAACGCtagtgcaatatttatttaggttaatAACGAGGTAGgtactgcctaattgcctatataatattatgcacgcCCTtgctcccactggtatataattTTGGCTAGGGTGTCTATGATCTGGTAATGTAATAAGGTATTATGAGAAATAAAAGCAtatatgaatttttatttttattattgttcataaaattgtaacaacctaaattacatttattgaaacaaaacattGTCTCTTTGTAGTGTACAGTAAAGTGGCTCATGCCTCAGATTCATCAATGTATCTATCAAACACCTCgagataattttataaatagataataaGATAATTTTTTATCAACAATACTAGGTACCTCGATTTGGTGTTTTCGTCCTACGATTACATATAagacataattattgtatttaataatattattgagtattatttacatattgcTCACAGTCTTTTCTTCACTTTAAATTAAGAGATCACTTCTTAACATTGAACCCTTCACCCGTTGGATCTAAGATCCAAGGGTAGTTATTCGGACACTCCATACAAGTGAAGAGACGCAGTGTCTCTCCAGGTAATTCCCTCGTTGTCAACGGACATGCGTTTGGCAGAGAACAGAAAGGTTGTCCTTTAACATCGCATTTATCTTGCTTCCATTCCTGGAAATCTCTGAGCGACGATAGCTCAGTTGGGTTTTGCATCCATTGAATTACTTGGATTTGAGAAGTGAAGTAGACATCGTTCTTTTCAAGCATTTCTTCCATGAATTTAATGAGTTCATCTCTGAATTCCTTCTTAGATTTCAGCCAGGATGCGTGGAAGTGAAGACCTAGAGGGGCACGGTTGGTCGTGTAGTGGCGGTTAAAGTTGTGGCGAAGAAGACGCGCGAATTGGTCACCAGTTTGAATGTTGGAACACGAGTCTACTACGTGACATCCAGGAAGAGATTCGTCGAAGGTTGGGTCATCACGCCTGTCCAATTCATTCATGACCATTTCCCATACCGGGTGGCTTCTTGAAGGACAATTGTGAGCGTTTCCGTTACACTTGTGTGGCATACGGAAGTAGAGAGTGTAAGGCCAAATCGGGACACGTCCAAGGGGAGCTGTGATGGAAGCGTCGTAAACGAAGTATTGGTCGGCCATCATTTCAAATTGTTTGTTACCTCCGACTCGCAGGTATGGAGCGCGCACGCCAATGATGGAGGCATCGGTAATATTAGCAAAGCGTTCGACGATGAGACGAGCACCGGCCATTTCAGCTAACCAATCGTCATAAGTTCCACTTGTCCAGTACTGTGGATCATCCTTGTGAGTGATTGAGAAAACGGCAATTTCGTGGCCTTTGCGGTGTAATTCTTGAATAGCGGCATAGTTTGAGTACTTGTGGGAAACGAAAAATGTACCACGCACTTGACAACCGTTGGGGTTGTGGCGGTTGCCGTTAAATATTTGCTCGTACAAGTCAATGTTGTCCACGTTGACGGCACCGTTGAATGTGATCGTTATCATCTGGGGTACTTGGTTGGGTTCGATTCCACCGGGGATGCGAGTTCCGTCGGCAGAACAGAAGCAGTCGGGGAGAACACATTGGTTGGGATCGCAATCCGGCGCTCTGTTGGGATCCACGTCGACAGCTGTTAAAGATAAAGTTAAAGGTTATTTAAAAATggtttacaaatataatacggATAACGGTCGGATAACATATTGCCTATATAAGACATATGAAAGACATCGTGAAGGGCCAACTGAAGTAATTATACATTGATA carries:
- the LOC126972793 gene encoding chitin deacetylase 1 isoform X1; the encoded protein is MARHAYVCLGLLLLTYTVIGETRVKRQEDDNGADEVNPEQLCDGRPADEYFRLSTEGDCRDVVRCDKGAENGVTRLASVKCPGGLAFDIDRQTCDWKTHVKNCDKLEKPRKILPILKTDEPICPEGKLACGSGDCIEKELFCNGKPDCKDESDENACTVDVDPNRAPDCDPNQCVLPDCFCSADGTRIPGGIEPNQVPQMITITFNGAVNVDNIDLYEQIFNGNRHNPNGCQVRGTFFVSHKYSNYAAIQELHRKGHEIAVFSITHKDDPQYWTSGTYDDWLAEMAGARLIVERFANITDASIIGVRAPYLRVGGNKQFEMMADQYFVYDASITAPLGRVPIWPYTLYFRMPHKCNGNAHNCPSRSHPVWEMVMNELDRRDDPTFDESLPGCHVVDSCSNIQTGDQFARLLRHNFNRHYTTNRAPLGLHFHASWLKSKKEFRDELIKFMEEMLEKNDVYFTSQIQVIQWMQNPTELSSLRDFQEWKQDKCDVKGQPFCSLPNACPLTTRELPGETLRLFTCMECPNNYPWILDPTGEGFNVKK
- the LOC126972793 gene encoding chitin deacetylase 1 isoform X2, whose amino-acid sequence is MARHAYVCLGLLLLTYTVIGETRVKRQEDDNGADEVNPEQLCDGRPADEYFRLSTEGDCRDVVRCTRSGLKQITCPSGLAFDLEKQTCDWKGKVNNCDKLEKPRKILPILKTDEPICPEGKLACGSGDCIEKELFCNGKPDCKDESDENACTVDVDPNRAPDCDPNQCVLPDCFCSADGTRIPGGIEPNQVPQMITITFNGAVNVDNIDLYEQIFNGNRHNPNGCQVRGTFFVSHKYSNYAAIQELHRKGHEIAVFSITHKDDPQYWTSGTYDDWLAEMAGARLIVERFANITDASIIGVRAPYLRVGGNKQFEMMADQYFVYDASITAPLGRVPIWPYTLYFRMPHKCNGNAHNCPSRSHPVWEMVMNELDRRDDPTFDESLPGCHVVDSCSNIQTGDQFARLLRHNFNRHYTTNRAPLGLHFHASWLKSKKEFRDELIKFMEEMLEKNDVYFTSQIQVIQWMQNPTELSSLRDFQEWKQDKCDVKGQPFCSLPNACPLTTRELPGETLRLFTCMECPNNYPWILDPTGEGFNVKK